The Bartonella birtlesii IBS 325 genome has a window encoding:
- the ppx gene encoding exopolyphosphatase, translating into MTYINAQGRIKGCKPIAVIDIGSNSVRLVIYEGLVRSPAVLFNEKVLCGLGQGVAKTGFLEEKSIKMALQTLKRFRALCQQIGADEIYTLATAAAREAENGSIFIQNAENILQNKICLLSGSEEAVYSAYGVISTFYKPKGISGDLGGGSLELIDIDDSKVGEGITLPLGGLRLQYMSNNNIAIAAKIAHEQFGKSTAVRKGRARCFYAVGGTWRNLAKLHMATKHYRLPVMHGYEVDAVEMEDFLHLIVSGNIDNMKGITAISKNRRQLLSYGAIILIELIQYMGFEKIIFSGAGVREGFLYSRLPQEIRVSDPLIAACTEMAILRARSPKQAEELIDFTTNAFKAFGITETENECRYRKAACLLADIGWRIHPDYRGNEAANRIALGSYPGISHEGRAYAALAVFFRNTGLLIDEESLPIFQLATQNLIEKASILGGTMRIAYLFSASTAGILPHLSWHKKTDHVVLYIPKRYADLLGERPLNRLKKLSKIIKKPLFFEIF; encoded by the coding sequence ATGACATATATAAATGCTCAAGGACGGATTAAAGGGTGTAAGCCTATCGCTGTTATCGATATTGGCTCAAATTCTGTTCGGCTTGTTATTTATGAAGGTCTTGTCCGTTCTCCAGCAGTTTTATTTAATGAAAAAGTTCTCTGTGGTCTTGGTCAAGGAGTCGCAAAAACTGGTTTTTTAGAAGAAAAATCAATAAAAATGGCGCTGCAAACATTGAAACGGTTTCGTGCACTCTGTCAACAAATTGGAGCAGATGAGATCTATACACTCGCAACAGCAGCAGCGCGAGAAGCAGAAAACGGATCAATATTTATTCAAAATGCTGAAAATATCTTGCAAAATAAAATATGTCTTCTTTCAGGAAGTGAAGAAGCCGTTTATTCAGCATATGGGGTTATTTCTACTTTTTACAAACCCAAGGGAATTTCTGGAGATCTTGGTGGTGGAAGTCTGGAACTTATTGATATTGATGACTCTAAAGTAGGTGAGGGGATTACACTGCCATTGGGTGGTTTACGCCTACAATATATGTCCAATAATAATATTGCTATTGCTGCAAAAATTGCACATGAGCAGTTTGGTAAATCTACTGCTGTTCGTAAGGGTAGGGCACGTTGTTTTTATGCAGTAGGAGGAACTTGGCGCAATTTGGCGAAACTCCATATGGCAACCAAACATTATCGGCTACCTGTTATGCATGGCTATGAAGTTGATGCAGTTGAAATGGAAGATTTTTTGCATCTTATTGTGAGTGGAAATATTGATAATATGAAAGGGATTACGGCTATTTCAAAAAATCGCCGTCAGCTTTTATCTTATGGGGCCATCATTCTTATTGAGCTTATTCAGTATATGGGGTTTGAAAAAATAATATTTTCTGGAGCAGGCGTTCGTGAAGGTTTTCTTTATTCGCGATTACCACAAGAAATTCGTGTTTCTGATCCTCTCATTGCAGCATGTACAGAAATGGCTATTTTACGAGCACGCTCCCCAAAGCAGGCAGAAGAGCTCATTGATTTTACAACAAATGCTTTTAAAGCTTTTGGGATTACAGAAACTGAAAATGAATGTCGTTATCGCAAGGCGGCCTGTCTTCTTGCGGATATTGGTTGGCGCATACATCCAGATTATAGGGGGAATGAAGCGGCCAATCGGATAGCACTAGGATCGTATCCAGGAATTTCTCATGAGGGCCGTGCTTATGCTGCGCTCGCTGTTTTTTTTCGCAATACAGGTTTATTAATTGATGAAGAATCACTTCCTATCTTTCAACTTGCAACTCAAAATCTTATTGAGAAAGCAAGCATTCTTGGTGGAACTATGAGGATTGCTTATCTTTTTAGTGCTTCTACTGCAGGCATTTTACCCCATTTATCATGGCATAAAAAAACAGATCATGTTGTCTTATATATTCCGAAGCGTTACGCTGATTTATTAGGTGAACGTCCTCTCAATAGGTTGAAGAAATTATCAAAAATAATAAAAAAACCTCTCTTTTTTGAAATTTTTTAA